Proteins from one Fragaria vesca subsp. vesca linkage group LG6, FraVesHawaii_1.0, whole genome shotgun sequence genomic window:
- the LOC101293023 gene encoding LRR receptor-like serine/threonine-protein kinase GSO2-like — protein sequence MPEESKTTVDYRMERASGPHFSGLRLDGLLSSSPPPSSSPASAADSSNLADSAAPKQPFVIGVSGGTASGKTTVCDMIIQQLHDHRVVLVNQDSFYRGLTPEESDRVHEYNFDHPDAFDTEQMLECVQKLKCGQSVQVPIYDFKIHRRSSDSFRQVNASDVIILEGILVFHDQRVRNLMNMKIFVDTDADVRLARRLRRDTVERGRDIDSVLEQYAKFVKPAFDDFVLPSKKYADVIIPRGGDNHVAIDLIVQHIRTKLGQHDLCKIYPNVYVIQSTFQIRGMHTLIRDREISKHDFVFYSDRLIRLVVEHGLGHLPFTEKQVITPPGSVYTGVDFCKKLCGVSIVRSGESMENALRACCKGIKIGKILIHRDGDDGKQLIYEKLPKDISERHVLLLDPVLATGNSANQAIELLIQKGVPESHIIFLNLISAPEGIHCVYKRFPTLKIVTSEIDVALNEEFRVIPGLDPNVGCMNEERRALLELKQNLTDPMDRLSSWMGEDCCKWRGVGCNKKTGRVISLNLRNPFSDGLDVDDGALHALGGEISPSLLVLKDLIYLDLSMNNFESLQLPSFIGSVEKLTYLNLSGASFGGIIPANLGNLSNLLHLDLSNNVIESDLRWLSSLSSLQFLNLGGADLVKAAPYWLPTVNMLPSLLELHLRGCGLSILPPALPHINFTSLSVLDLSANGFNSTLSPWLFSLTKLVSLDLSSNNLNGELPETLGSLTHLKNLDLSENSNIGGQLPRNLGMLCNLQSLELSINKVTGEITDFIDSLSRCTNSSLERLDLGFNSLTGNLPNSLGLLKNLRYLTLWDNSFQGSIPESVGNLTSLEEFYLAKNNLGGVIPESFGQLSSLVAVDLSENTWEGVVTEAHFLKLRSLKEVSIQKASPNISLVFNISSNWIPPFKLRYLYLRSCQVGPKFPTWLRNQTELATVVLNNARIADTFPDWFWKLDLLLDELNMAYNQLSGKVPNSLRFSFPANAALSSNLFDGPLPLWSSNITTLYLRDNQFSGPIPYNIGVVMPFLSDLDISLNDLSGRIPLSLGNLSVLTTMVISNNYLTGEIPHFWKSIPDLYIVDMSNNSLSGTIPRSMDSLISLRYLILSNNNLSGKLPSLRNCTGMKSLDLGENKFFGNIPAWIGESMLSLLILRLSSNSFTGNIPLQLCGLSNLHILDLSHNELSGHIPHCVGNLSGLKISEISDKDTSYLYQGKLKVVTKGRVLAYYSTLYLVNSLDLSNNNLSGEMPMELTTLVKLWTLNLSMNHLTGTIPPKIGNMELIETLDLSINKLSGSIPPSMVSMTFLTHLNLSYNNLSGKIPTANQFKTLVDPSVYEGNDALCGYPLLTGCQGDESPQLPSEDGEEDDSKLWLIISVVIGFITGFWGVFGSLVIKKSWRYAYFQFLDKIKYALLDFLSSMGNRLRKGADEI from the exons ATGCCGGAGGAGTCGAAGACCACTGTTGACTACCGCATGGAGAGAGCTTCCGGGCCCCACTTCTCGGGTCTCCGACTCGACGGCCTCTTATCCTCTTCTCCTCCTCCCTCTTCCTCACCAGCCTCCGCCGCCGATTCTTCAAATCTAGCCGACTCCGCCGCCCCCAAGCAGCCCTTCGTCATCG GTGTTTCTGGAGGTACGGCTTCGGGTAAGACTACGGTGTGCGACATGATCATACAGCAGCTTCACGATCATCGCGTCGTCCTTGTCAATCAG GATTCGTTTTATCGTGGTTTGACGCCTGAGGAGTCTGATCGAGTGCATGAGTATAATTTTGATCATCCTG ATGCATTCGACACCGAACAGATGTTAGAGTGTGTTCAGAAGCTAAAATGCGGGCAGTCTGTCCAAGTTCCGATATATGATTTTAAGATACATCGACGCAGCTCTGATAGTTTTCGGCAG GTGAATGCTTCGGATGTGATAATCTTGGAGGGAATTCTGGTTTTCCATGACCAACGTGTCCGTAATTTGATGAACATGAAGATTTTTGTCGACACAG ATGCTGATGTGAGACTTGCTCGTAGATTAAGACGAGACACTGTTGAGAGGGGCAGGGACATTGACTCTGTTCTTGAGCAG TATGCCAAGTTTGTCAAGCCTGCTTTTGATGATTTTGTTCTCCCCTCAAAGAAGTACGCCGATGTGATCATTCCCCGGGGAGGCGATAACCATGTTGCTATTGATTTAATTGTACAACATATTCGCACAAAGCTTGGTCAGCATGACCTTTGCAAAATATATCCTAATGTGTATGTTATACAGTCCACGTTTCAG ATTAGAGGCATGCATACACTGATTCGAGACCGAGAAATATCAAAGCATGATTTTGTATTTTATTCTGATCGCCTAATTCGTCTG GTTGTGGAGCATGGCCTTGGTCATTTGCCATTCACAGAGAAACAAGTAATAACTCCACCAG GATCTGTGTATACTGGGGTTGATTTCTGCAAGAAATTATGTGGAGTTTCAATTGTTCGAAG TGGTGAGAGCATGGAAAATGCATTACGCGCATGTTGCAAAGGAATTAAAATTGGGAAGATCTTGATTCATCGTGATGGAGATGATGGCAAACAG CTTATATATGAGAAGCTCCCCAAGGATATTTCAGAGCGTCATGTCCTGCTTCTGGACCCTGTACTTGCTACAG GTAACTCTGCTAACCAGGCTATTGAACTACTCATACAGAAGGGGGTTCCGGAATCGCATATAATATTCCTAAACCTTATATCT GCTCCTGAGGGAATTCATTGTGTTTACAAACGATTTCCAACATTGAAAATTGTCACTTCAGAGATTGATGTTGCCCTCAATGAAGAATTTCGTGTCATACCAGGGTTGG ATCCTAACGTGGGTTGCATGAATGAGGAGAGGAGAGCCCTTCTTGAGCTCAAGCAAAACCTCACAGATCCTATGGATCGACTTTCGTCTTGGATGGGAGAAGATTGCTGCAAATGGAGAGGTGTAGGCTGCAACAAAAAAACCGGTCGCGTGATCAGCCTCAATCTTCGCAATCCATTTTCAGATGGTTTGGATGTGGATGATGGAGCACTGCATGCATTAGGTGGTGAGATCAGTCCTTCTTTGCTTGTTTTGAAAGATCTGATTTATTTGGATTTGAGCATGAATAATTTCGAAAGTCTCCAACTTCCTAGTTTCATCGGATCAGTAGAGAAACTGACATACCTTAATCTATCTGGTGCATCTTTTGGTGGAATAATTCCCGCCAATCTTGGAAACTTGTCAAATTTGCTTCATCTTGATCTCAGTAATAATGTTATTGAGAGTGATCTCAGATGGCTTTCCAGTCTTTCTTCCTTGCAGTTTCTTAACTTGGGAGGAGCAGACCTTGTCAAGGCAGCACCATATTGGCTTCCCACAGTTAATATGCTCCCTTCACTTCTTGAATTGCATTTGCGTGGCTGTGGACTATCCATACTTCCACCTGCTCTTCCTCATATCAATTTCACATCACTTTCGGTTCTTGACCTCTCTGCCAATGGTTTCAACTCCACACTTTCTCCATGGTTGTTCAGTTTGACCAAACTAGTCAGTCTTGATCTAAGTTCGAACAATCTGAATGGAGAACTTCCAGAAACACTAGGGAGTTTGACTCATCTGAAGAACCTTGATTTGTCAGAGAATTCAAACATTGGAGGTCAGTTGCCGAGAAACTTGGGGATGCTATGCAATTTGCAGTCTCTTGAGCTTTCAATCAACAAAGTTACTGGTGAGATAACTGATTTCATTGACAGTTTGTCTAGATGCACAAACAGCAGCTTAGAGAGATTGGATTTAGGTTTTAACAGTCTCACAGGAAACTTGCCTAATTCATTAGGCCTTCTTAAAAACTTGAGGTACCTCACGTTGTGGGACAACTCATTTCAAGGTTCAATCCCAGAATCTGTAGGAAACTTGACATCTTTGGAGGAGTTTTACCTTGCAAAGAATAATTTGGGTGGAGTTATCCCAGAAAGTTTTGGGCAGCTCTCATCACTTGTGGCAGTAGATCTATCTGAAAACACATGGGAAGGTGTTGTAACAGAAGCTCATTTTCTGAAGCTTCGAAGCTTAAAAGAGGTGTCAATCCAGAAAGCCTCCCCAAACATTTCCCTAGTTTTCAACATTAGTTCTAATTGGATACCTCCTTTCAAATTGAGATACTTGTACCTTAGATCATGCCAAGTGGGTCCCAAATTTCCTACATGGCTTAGGAATCAGACTGAGCTGGCCACAGTGGTCCTCAATAATGCTAGGATTGCAGATACCTTTCCTGATTGGTTTTGGAAGTTGGATTTGTTATTAGATGAACTAAATATGGCTTACAATCAACTAAGCGGAAAAGTGCCTAACTCATTAAGGTTTAGCTTTCCAGCTAATGCTGCTTTGAGTTCTAACCTGTTTGATGGCCCTCTCCCACTCTGGTCATCGAACATCACGACTCTCTACCTTAGAGACAATCAGTTTTCAGGGCCGATTCCTTATAACATTGGTGTTGTAATGCCCTTTCTGTCAGATTTAGACATCTCTTTGAATGATTTGAGTGGAAGGATTCCCCTGTCATTAGGTAATCTTAGCGTATTGACAACCATGGTTATCTCAAATAATTACTTGACTGGTGAAATTCCTCATTTCTGGAAAAGTATACCAGACTTGTATATTGTAGATATGTCCAACAACAGCCTCTCTGGTACAATTCCAAGATCCATGGATTCTCTCATTTCACTAAGGTACTTGATACTCTCTAACAACAACTTGTCAGGCAAACTTCCTTCATTGAGAAACTGCACTGGCATGAAGAGTCTTGATCTTGGGGAGAACAAGTTCTTTGGAAACATTCCGGCGTGGATAGGAGAAAGCATGCTTTCTTTGTTGATTTTACGCTTAAGTTCCAACTCATTCACTGGAAACATTCCCTTGCAGTTGTGTGGCCTTTCCAATCTTCACATATTGGATCTCTCCCACAATGAGCTTTCTGGTCATATTCCCCACTGTGTTGGTAATTTGAGTGGCTTGAAAATATCTGAAATCTCAGATAAAGATACATCATACCTTTACCAGGGAAAATTGAAGGTAGTGACAAAAGGAAGAGTCCTAGCTTATTATTCCACTCTTTACCTTGTTAATAGCCTAGATCTCTCAAACAATAACCTATCAGGAGAGATGCCTATGGAGCTTACGACCCTAGTAAAGTTGTGGACCTTGAATTTGTCCATGAATCATCTGACAGGAACTATCCCACCGAAAATTGGCAACATGGAGTTGATAGAAACTCTTGATCTTTCAATAAACAAACTGTCAGGTTCAATTCCACCAAGCATGGTTTCTATGACATTCTTGACTCATCTAAACCTGTCATACAACAATCTTTCCGGGAAAATCCCAACAGCCAACCAGTTTAAAACTCTGGTTGATCCATCAGTATATGAAGGCAATGATGCTCTTTGTGGGTATCCATTACTAACCGGTTGCCAAGGCGATGAATCTCCTCAGCTTCCAAGTGAAGATGGTGAAGAAGATGACAGCAAGCTATGGTTAATCATCAGCGTGGTGATAGGTTTCATTACAGGGTTCTGGGGTGTTTTTGGGAGTTTGGTCATCAAGAAGTCTTGGAGATATGCATACTTTCAGTTCCTTGACAAAATAAAGTATGCTCTTCTTGATTTTCTCTCATCCATGGGCAATCGTCTGCGGAAGGGTGCAGATGAAATTTGA
- the LOC101293907 gene encoding blue copper protein-like, with product MGLKNTILLSLFFVALVAKKGLAAQHVVGGSQGWEQSTDLNSWASSQKFKVGDQLVFKYSSMHSVVELPNESAFKNCDLGSALDTKKGGNDVVKLNKAGTRYFACGTLGHCDGGMKVKITTVAAGSNTASSPASSSSSDDDDSSSDASTTTSTTTISAASANFNSFNSFVAMTAVSALVLVYVF from the exons ATGGGGCTCAAGAACACAATTTTGTTGTCCTTGTTTTTTGTAGCTTTGGTTGCAAAGAAAGGCTTGGCAGCGCAGCATGTAGTTGGGGGCAGCCAAGGTTGGGAACAATCCACAGACCTCAACTCATGGGCATCCTCTCAGAAATTCAAGGTTGGCGATCAACTTG TTTTCAAGTACTCTTCGATGCATAGCGTCGTCGAGCTACCTAACGAGAGCGCCTTCAAGAACTGTGACCTTGGCAGTGCACTAGACACTAAGAAGGGAGGAAACGACGTCGTGAAGTTGAACAAGGCCGGCACAAGATATTTTGCTTGTGGTACTTTAGGCCACTGTGATGGAGGCATGAAGGTGAAGATCACTACTGTTGCTGCAGGAAGCAATACAGCTTCTTCTCCGGCATCATCTTCATCCTCGGACGATGATGATTCTTCTTCGGATGCTTCCACCACTACTTCAACTACTACTATTTCTGCAGCTTCTGCCAACTTCAATTCTTTCAATTCATTCGTTGCGATGACTGCAGTATCGGCACTCGTTCTGGTTTATGTGTTTTGA